The following are from one region of the Takifugu rubripes chromosome 16, fTakRub1.2, whole genome shotgun sequence genome:
- the LOC101069623 gene encoding protein SOGA3 isoform X2 — MQSRLDNMNVEEADVEEEGRAVAEPQTGTVTQQALDGEMEMDEMERLLEENEDLKCEIEEMRTEMDEMRDTFYEEDTCQLQEMRRELERANKNCRILQYRLRKAERKRLRYAQTGEIDEELLRSLEQDLKVAKDVSVRLHHELEKVEEKRTKTEEENEKLRQKLIEVEVTKQALQNELDKTKESQKRKGSKDIQKPDKKSAQTPTEEDNEDLKCQLAFIKEEAVLMRKKTAKIDKEKDRLEQELQKYRSFYGELDSTHPKGEAGGPPTTRESELKLRLRLVEEEANILGRKIVELEVENRGLRAELDDLRGEGEGAASSGSEAMGGQGGGRALGDDLTELRQQLQLVEDEAELLRRNLADAEEQNKRVTGELNKLRFKAGTHEGGARHGGGSDGAKMEALQEELKAARLQINDLSGKVMQLQYENRVLLSNMQRYDLASHLSLRPSPRDSDAESDAGGASGRRESDEDSTSSRLLPPHRKREGPVGGESDSDEVRNNSGSSRCLTPTRGLYTPTGPEGASSSTLARFLPGGRCSLPERQQMIDIRVEAERLVRTIDRLIADTASVISDARVYVSNGDLMLGRGGEEGAEDDGSRIREHELLYRINAQMKAFRKELQAFIDRLEVPRLEDREADEPLSVTKNTGEAQRIPRRCG; from the exons ATGCAAAGTAGGCTGGATAACATGAATGTAGAAGAGGCCGAtgtggaagaggaggggagggctgTAGCTGAGCCCCAGACCGGGACCGTGACACAGCAGGCCctagatggagagatggagatggacgAGATGGAGAGGCTTTTGGAGGAAAATGAAGATCTCAAG TGCGAAATTGAGGAGATGAGAACCGAGATGGATGAGATGCGTGATACTTTCTACGAGGAGGACACATGTCAGCTTCAGGAGATGAGACGTGAGCTGGAGAGGGCCAATAAGAACTGCCGTATCCTACAGTATCGTCTGAGGAAGGCGGAGAGGAAGCGGCTGCGCTACGCCCAAACAGGAGAGATTGacgaggagctgctgaggagTCTGGAACAGGACCTCAAG GTGGCAAAAGATGTGTCGGTTCGCCTCCACCACGAGctggaaaaggtggaggagaaaCGCACAAagacggaggaggagaatgaaaaGCTGAGACAGAAACTCATAGAAGTGGAGGTGACCAAACAAGCCCTGCAGAATGAACTGGATAAAACCAAAGAG TcacaaaagagaaaaggaagcaAGGACATCCAGAAGCCAGATAAGAAATCAGCACAGACGCCTACTGAG GAAGACAATGAGGACCTGAAATGCCAGCTTGCCTTTATCAAAGAGGAAGCAGTGTTAATGAGAAAGAAGACAGCCAAGATTGACAAAGAGAAGGATCGtttggagcaggagctgcagaaataTCGATCTTTCTACGGTGAACTGGACAGCACCCATCCTAAAGGAGAGGCTGGGGGCCCGCCCACCACCCGAGAGTCTGAACTGAAGCTGAGGCTCCGTCTGGTGGAAGAGGAGGCCAACATTTTGGGGAGGAAAATAGTGGAGTTGGAG GTTGAGAACCGCGGCCTGAGGGCTGAGCTTGACGATCTTCGTGGCGAAGGAGAGGGTGCCGCAAGCTCTGGGTCTGAAGCGATGGGTGGGCAGGGCGGAGGACGGGCCCTCGGCGACGATCTGACAGAGCTtcgacagcagctgcagctggtggaggatGAGGCCGAGCTGCTGAGGAGGAACCTCGCCGACGCCGAGGAACAAAACAAGAGAGTGACTGGCGAGCTCAACAAGTTACGTTTCAAAGCCGGCACCCATGAGGGAGGTGCAAGACACGGAGGAGGGTCTGATGGAGCCAAGATGGAGGCACTGCAGGAGGAGTTAAAGGCAGCAAGACTACAGATTAACGATCTTAGCGGGAAG GTGATGCAGCTTCAGTACGAGAATCGCGTCCTCCTCTCCAACATGCAGCGTTACGACCTGGCCTCCCACCTTTCCCTGCGCCCCAGTCCAAGGGACAGCGACGCAGAGAGCGACGCCGGCGGAGCGAGTGGTCGACGTGAAAGCGATGAAGACTCCACCTCTTCCCGTCTCCTACCCCCACACCGCAAACGGGAGGGCCCTGTGGGCGGAGAGAGCGATTCCGATGAAGTCAGAAACAATAGCGGCAGCAGCCGTTGCCTGACCCCTACGCGAGGCCTCTACACCCCCACAGGGCCCGAAGGTGCCAGCTCCTCCACCTTGGCCCGCTTCCTGCCTGGCGGCCGGTGCAGCCTACCTGAGAGGCAGCAGATGATCGACATCCGCGTGGAAGCAGAGAGGCTTGTGAGGACCATCGACCGGCTCATCGCCGATACGGCCTCTGTGATTTCAGATGCAAGAGTTTACGTCTCCAACGGCGACCTGATgctggggagaggaggagaggagggggcagaggaTGATGGGAGCAGGATCAGGGAACACGAGCTGTTGTATCGTATCAACGCTCAGATGAAGGCGTTTCGAAAAGAACTGCAAGCCTTCATTGACAGATTGGAGGTGCCAAGGCTCGAGGACAGGGAGGCGGACGAGCCGCTCTCA GTAACCAAAAACACTGGAGAAGCTCAGCGCATACCAAGAAGATGTGGCTAG
- the LOC101069623 gene encoding protein SOGA3 isoform X3 produces MRTEMDEMRDTFYEEDTCQLQEMRRELERANKNCRILQYRLRKAERKRLRYAQTGEIDEELLRSLEQDLKVAKDVSVRLHHELEKVEEKRTKTEEENEKLRQKLIEVEVTKQALQNELDKTKESQKRKGSKDIQKPDKKSAQTPTEEDNEDLKCQLAFIKEEAVLMRKKTAKIDKEKDRLEQELQKYRSFYGELDSTHPKGEAGGPPTTRESELKLRLRLVEEEANILGRKIVELEVENRGLRAELDDLRGEGEGAASSGSEAMGGQGGGRALGDDLTELRQQLQLVEDEAELLRRNLADAEEQNKRVTGELNKLRFKAGTHEGGARHGGGSDGAKMEALQEELKAARLQINDLSGKVMQLQYENRVLLSNMQRYDLASHLSLRPSPRDSDAESDAGGASGRRESDEDSTSSRLLPPHRKREGPVGGESDSDEVRNNSGSSRCLTPTRGLYTPTGPEGASSSTLARFLPGGRCSLPERQQMIDIRVEAERLVRTIDRLIADTASVISDARVYVSNGDLMLGRGGEEGAEDDGSRIREHELLYRINAQMKAFRKELQAFIDRLEVPRLEDREADEPLSMFQPIILLILILVLFSSLSYATIFKLVFLFTLFFVL; encoded by the exons ATGAGAACCGAGATGGATGAGATGCGTGATACTTTCTACGAGGAGGACACATGTCAGCTTCAGGAGATGAGACGTGAGCTGGAGAGGGCCAATAAGAACTGCCGTATCCTACAGTATCGTCTGAGGAAGGCGGAGAGGAAGCGGCTGCGCTACGCCCAAACAGGAGAGATTGacgaggagctgctgaggagTCTGGAACAGGACCTCAAG GTGGCAAAAGATGTGTCGGTTCGCCTCCACCACGAGctggaaaaggtggaggagaaaCGCACAAagacggaggaggagaatgaaaaGCTGAGACAGAAACTCATAGAAGTGGAGGTGACCAAACAAGCCCTGCAGAATGAACTGGATAAAACCAAAGAG TcacaaaagagaaaaggaagcaAGGACATCCAGAAGCCAGATAAGAAATCAGCACAGACGCCTACTGAG GAAGACAATGAGGACCTGAAATGCCAGCTTGCCTTTATCAAAGAGGAAGCAGTGTTAATGAGAAAGAAGACAGCCAAGATTGACAAAGAGAAGGATCGtttggagcaggagctgcagaaataTCGATCTTTCTACGGTGAACTGGACAGCACCCATCCTAAAGGAGAGGCTGGGGGCCCGCCCACCACCCGAGAGTCTGAACTGAAGCTGAGGCTCCGTCTGGTGGAAGAGGAGGCCAACATTTTGGGGAGGAAAATAGTGGAGTTGGAG GTTGAGAACCGCGGCCTGAGGGCTGAGCTTGACGATCTTCGTGGCGAAGGAGAGGGTGCCGCAAGCTCTGGGTCTGAAGCGATGGGTGGGCAGGGCGGAGGACGGGCCCTCGGCGACGATCTGACAGAGCTtcgacagcagctgcagctggtggaggatGAGGCCGAGCTGCTGAGGAGGAACCTCGCCGACGCCGAGGAACAAAACAAGAGAGTGACTGGCGAGCTCAACAAGTTACGTTTCAAAGCCGGCACCCATGAGGGAGGTGCAAGACACGGAGGAGGGTCTGATGGAGCCAAGATGGAGGCACTGCAGGAGGAGTTAAAGGCAGCAAGACTACAGATTAACGATCTTAGCGGGAAG GTGATGCAGCTTCAGTACGAGAATCGCGTCCTCCTCTCCAACATGCAGCGTTACGACCTGGCCTCCCACCTTTCCCTGCGCCCCAGTCCAAGGGACAGCGACGCAGAGAGCGACGCCGGCGGAGCGAGTGGTCGACGTGAAAGCGATGAAGACTCCACCTCTTCCCGTCTCCTACCCCCACACCGCAAACGGGAGGGCCCTGTGGGCGGAGAGAGCGATTCCGATGAAGTCAGAAACAATAGCGGCAGCAGCCGTTGCCTGACCCCTACGCGAGGCCTCTACACCCCCACAGGGCCCGAAGGTGCCAGCTCCTCCACCTTGGCCCGCTTCCTGCCTGGCGGCCGGTGCAGCCTACCTGAGAGGCAGCAGATGATCGACATCCGCGTGGAAGCAGAGAGGCTTGTGAGGACCATCGACCGGCTCATCGCCGATACGGCCTCTGTGATTTCAGATGCAAGAGTTTACGTCTCCAACGGCGACCTGATgctggggagaggaggagaggagggggcagaggaTGATGGGAGCAGGATCAGGGAACACGAGCTGTTGTATCGTATCAACGCTCAGATGAAGGCGTTTCGAAAAGAACTGCAAGCCTTCATTGACAGATTGGAGGTGCCAAGGCTCGAGGACAGGGAGGCGGACGAGCCGCTCTCA ATGTTCCAGCCCATCATTTTGCTGATCCTCATACTTGTGTTATTCTCATCCCTCTCCTATGCCACCATCTTTAAACTAGTCTTTCTTTTTactcttttctttgttctgtga
- the LOC101072132 gene encoding elongation of very long chain fatty acids protein 4 isoform X2, whose amino-acid sequence MEVVTHFVNDTVEFYKWSLTIADKRVENWPMMSCPIPTLAISCLYLFFLWAGPRYMQDRQPYTLRKTLIVYNFSMVVLNFYIAKELLLGSRAAGYSYLCQPVNYSNDVNEVRIASALWWYYISKGVEFLDTVFFILRKKFNQVSFLHVYHHCTMFILWWIGIKWVPGGQSFFGATINSSIHVLMYGYYGLAALGPQMQRYLWWKKYLTIIQMIQFHVTIGHAGHSLYTGCPFPTWMQWALIGYAVTFIILFANFYYHAYRRKPSSKQKGGKPITNGNTVVTNGHNNAEESEDGKKRQKKERAKRE is encoded by the exons ATGGAGGTTGTAACGCATTTTGTTAACGACACCGTAGAATTTTACAAATGGAGCCTTACTATAGCAG ACAAAAGGGTGGAGAACTGGCCAATGATGTCTTGTCCCATCCCCACACTGGCCATCAGCTGCCTGTACCTGTTCTTCCTGTGGGCGGGACCTAGATACATGCAGGACCGCCAGCCCTACACACTCAGGAAAACCCTCATAGTCTACAACTTCAGCATGGTGGTCCTCAATTTCTACATCGCCAAAGAG CTCTTACTAGGCTCTCGAGCAGCCGGGTACAGCTACCTCTGTCAGCCTGTCAACTACTCCAATGACGTCAATGAAGTCCGG ATAGCATCTGCTCTCTGGTGGTACTACATCTCCAAAGGAGTGGAGTTCCTGGACACAGTCTTCTTCATCCTGAGGAAGAAGTTCAACCAGGTCAGCTTTCTTCACGTCTACCACCACTGCACCATGTTCATCCTCTGGTGGATCGGCATCAAATGGGTCCCCGGAGGACAAT caTTCTTTGGTGCAACTATCAACTCCTCCATCCACGTCCTCATGTATGGTTACTATGGCCTTGCAGCTCTGGGACCTCAGATGCAGAGATATCTCTGGTGGAAGAAATACCTCACCATTATCCAGATG ATCCAGTTCCATGTAACCATCGGCCATGCTGGACACTCCCTCTACACCGGCTGTCCATTCCCCACCTGGATGCAGTGGGCTCTGATCGGCTATGCCGTCACTTTCATCATCCTCTTCGCCAATTTCTACTACCACGCTTACCGACGCAAACCTTCCTCAAAGCAGAAGGGTGGCAAGCCCATCACCAACGGCAACACAGTGGTAACTAACGGCCACAACAATGCAGAGGAGTCGGAGGATGGTAAGAAgaggcaaaagaaagaaagagcaaaAAGGGAGTAA
- the LOC101072132 gene encoding elongation of very long chain fatty acids protein 4 isoform X1, with amino-acid sequence MGPFCAGSVAHTHVHSVVQDIIKTKGRAMEVVTHFVNDTVEFYKWSLTIADKRVENWPMMSCPIPTLAISCLYLFFLWAGPRYMQDRQPYTLRKTLIVYNFSMVVLNFYIAKELLLGSRAAGYSYLCQPVNYSNDVNEVRIASALWWYYISKGVEFLDTVFFILRKKFNQVSFLHVYHHCTMFILWWIGIKWVPGGQSFFGATINSSIHVLMYGYYGLAALGPQMQRYLWWKKYLTIIQMIQFHVTIGHAGHSLYTGCPFPTWMQWALIGYAVTFIILFANFYYHAYRRKPSSKQKGGKPITNGNTVVTNGHNNAEESEDGKKRQKKERAKRE; translated from the exons ATGGGCCCATTTTGTGCAGGATCTGTTGCTCACACCCATGTGCACTCAGTGGTGCAAGA CATAATCAAGACCAAAGGAAGAGCCATGGAGGTTGTAACGCATTTTGTTAACGACACCGTAGAATTTTACAAATGGAGCCTTACTATAGCAG ACAAAAGGGTGGAGAACTGGCCAATGATGTCTTGTCCCATCCCCACACTGGCCATCAGCTGCCTGTACCTGTTCTTCCTGTGGGCGGGACCTAGATACATGCAGGACCGCCAGCCCTACACACTCAGGAAAACCCTCATAGTCTACAACTTCAGCATGGTGGTCCTCAATTTCTACATCGCCAAAGAG CTCTTACTAGGCTCTCGAGCAGCCGGGTACAGCTACCTCTGTCAGCCTGTCAACTACTCCAATGACGTCAATGAAGTCCGG ATAGCATCTGCTCTCTGGTGGTACTACATCTCCAAAGGAGTGGAGTTCCTGGACACAGTCTTCTTCATCCTGAGGAAGAAGTTCAACCAGGTCAGCTTTCTTCACGTCTACCACCACTGCACCATGTTCATCCTCTGGTGGATCGGCATCAAATGGGTCCCCGGAGGACAAT caTTCTTTGGTGCAACTATCAACTCCTCCATCCACGTCCTCATGTATGGTTACTATGGCCTTGCAGCTCTGGGACCTCAGATGCAGAGATATCTCTGGTGGAAGAAATACCTCACCATTATCCAGATG ATCCAGTTCCATGTAACCATCGGCCATGCTGGACACTCCCTCTACACCGGCTGTCCATTCCCCACCTGGATGCAGTGGGCTCTGATCGGCTATGCCGTCACTTTCATCATCCTCTTCGCCAATTTCTACTACCACGCTTACCGACGCAAACCTTCCTCAAAGCAGAAGGGTGGCAAGCCCATCACCAACGGCAACACAGTGGTAACTAACGGCCACAACAATGCAGAGGAGTCGGAGGATGGTAAGAAgaggcaaaagaaagaaagagcaaaAAGGGAGTAA
- the LOC101069623 gene encoding serine/arginine repetitive matrix protein 1 isoform X4: MAAIDLERGLEHGGRGWGSERSDLMDNFDSEMQEWEDQLQDIQRKIEELYSSVQARRGVNDVTVDNQRKLEYSQEHHGNSQQNHSGPITQPHHYGNNCNYGANTCGYPASHQNGYSYCHGNGVSEIGDLLQDYLEQGKQMGRKNNGTRHVHFSDTIDVSSDTPAHNNDARRNERVGLELLLGSFEENENRKNQMSHMAGSQHRESSPNKENKLAKPPLVQREASTVQPRPQLSQSPALDRKCCSPSVLRKFGAMLQENEGKLLTESGVVTHQRLTPEPKCPTPSCQRRAAGANVAASKASVRVPSQKSHADPDVLTGDIVLSQDWVLVSDSGRQNQKDQRGGYSGPKGSHQSPQPAQRRPLATGSPKVKSRAHSGADRDGGLPQRERARKVSPPGVEPRMDYKVSSVSSGPQWAQRGGLPGQDCRGAGDEGLIELLDMLEIQHEYSSSARPAHTACRDDPLQVNQAERSPPACNRSFSRPARPANQRPPSRWASRTPTARISSPSGPLYRPPSPRTRTRSPASKHRPLLSYSLQTETVIM, encoded by the exons ATGGCAGCCATTGATCTGGAGCGTGGGCTGGAGCACGGAGGCCGGGGTTGGGGCAGTGAGAGGTCAGACCTGATGGACAACTTCGACTCAGAGATGCAGGAATGGGAGGACCAGCTGCAGGACATCCAAAGGAAGATTGAAGAG CTTTACAGTTCAGTTCAGGCCCGCAGAGGAGTAAACGATGTCACCGTTGACAACCAGAGAAAGCTGGAGTATAGCCAGGAGCACCATGGCAATAGCCAGCAGAATCACTCCGGCCCTATAACACAGCCCCATCACTATGGCAACAACTGCAACTACGGCGCCAACACGTGCGGCTACCCAGCGAGTCATCAGAACGGCTACTCTTACTGCCATGGCAACGGAGTTTCAGAGATCGGGGACCTGTTGCAGGATTATTTGGAGCAGGGGAAACAAATGGGCCGGAAGAACAACGGCACACGCCATGTG CATTTCAGTGACACAATTGATGTGAGCTCAGACACCCCAGCACATAACAATGATGCTAGGAGAAATGAAAG GGTTGGACTGGAGCTGCTTTTAGGGAgttttgaagaaaatgaaaacaggaagaaccaAATGTCCCACATGGCTGGCTCCCAGCACCGAGAGAGTTCCcccaacaaagaaaacaaattgGCAAAGCCCCCACTTGTTCAGAGAGAGGCTTCTACCGTGCAACCCCGCCCGCAGCTCTCTCAGTCACCTGCcctggacaggaagtgctgcagtCCATCTGTTCTCAGGAAGTTTGGAGCCATGTTGCAGGAGAACGAAGGGAAACTGCTCACTGAATCAGGTGTGGTGACCCATCAGCGACTGACCCCAGAGCCAAAATGCCCCACCCCATCCTGTCAGCGCAGGGCCGCCGGAGCAAATGTAGCCGCCAGTAAGGCGTCTGTGCGTGTGCCCAGCCAGAAAAGCCACGCTGATCCCGACGTGCTGACAGGAGACATAGTACTCAGCCAAGATTGGGTGCTGGTATCAGACTCTGGCAGACAGAACCAGAAGGATCAGAGAGGTGGTTACAGTGGTCCTAAAGGTTCTCATCAGAGTCCTCAGCCAGCTCAAAGGAGACCACTGGCTACAGGCAGTCCAAAGGTTAAATCCAGAGCTCACAGTGGGGCAGACAGAGATGGGGGACTGCCTCAGCGGGAGAGGGCAAGGAAGGTTTCACCCCCTGGTGTGGAGCCGAGAATGGACTACAAGGTCTCAAGTGTTTCATCTGGACCACAGTGGGCCCAGAGAGGAGGCTTACCTGGACAGGACTGTAGAGGAGCAGGAGATGAAGGACTTATTGAACTGCTGGACATGTTGGAGATCCAGCATGAGTACAGCTCCAGTGCCAGACCAGCACATACAGCCTGCAGAGATGATCCCCTGCAG GTAAACCAGGCCGAACGGTCACCACCGGCATGTAACAGGAGCTTCTCTCGCCCAGCACGGCCAGCCAATCAGCGGCCGCCTTCCAGGTGGGCAAGTCGCACCCCGACTGCCAGAATCAGCTCCCCATCAGGTCCATTGTACCGCCCCCCTAGCCCCAGGACCAGAACCCGCAGTCCTGCCTCGAAGCATCGGCCTCTTCTTTCATATTCCCTCCAGACAGAAACAGTCATCATGTAA
- the LOC101069623 gene encoding protein SOGA3 isoform X1: protein MQSRLDNMNVEEADVEEEGRAVAEPQTGTVTQQALDGEMEMDEMERLLEENEDLKCEIEEMRTEMDEMRDTFYEEDTCQLQEMRRELERANKNCRILQYRLRKAERKRLRYAQTGEIDEELLRSLEQDLKVAKDVSVRLHHELEKVEEKRTKTEEENEKLRQKLIEVEVTKQALQNELDKTKESQKRKGSKDIQKPDKKSAQTPTEEDNEDLKCQLAFIKEEAVLMRKKTAKIDKEKDRLEQELQKYRSFYGELDSTHPKGEAGGPPTTRESELKLRLRLVEEEANILGRKIVELEVENRGLRAELDDLRGEGEGAASSGSEAMGGQGGGRALGDDLTELRQQLQLVEDEAELLRRNLADAEEQNKRVTGELNKLRFKAGTHEGGARHGGGSDGAKMEALQEELKAARLQINDLSGKVMQLQYENRVLLSNMQRYDLASHLSLRPSPRDSDAESDAGGASGRRESDEDSTSSRLLPPHRKREGPVGGESDSDEVRNNSGSSRCLTPTRGLYTPTGPEGASSSTLARFLPGGRCSLPERQQMIDIRVEAERLVRTIDRLIADTASVISDARVYVSNGDLMLGRGGEEGAEDDGSRIREHELLYRINAQMKAFRKELQAFIDRLEVPRLEDREADEPLSMFQPIILLILILVLFSSLSYATIFKLVFLFTLFFVL from the exons ATGCAAAGTAGGCTGGATAACATGAATGTAGAAGAGGCCGAtgtggaagaggaggggagggctgTAGCTGAGCCCCAGACCGGGACCGTGACACAGCAGGCCctagatggagagatggagatggacgAGATGGAGAGGCTTTTGGAGGAAAATGAAGATCTCAAG TGCGAAATTGAGGAGATGAGAACCGAGATGGATGAGATGCGTGATACTTTCTACGAGGAGGACACATGTCAGCTTCAGGAGATGAGACGTGAGCTGGAGAGGGCCAATAAGAACTGCCGTATCCTACAGTATCGTCTGAGGAAGGCGGAGAGGAAGCGGCTGCGCTACGCCCAAACAGGAGAGATTGacgaggagctgctgaggagTCTGGAACAGGACCTCAAG GTGGCAAAAGATGTGTCGGTTCGCCTCCACCACGAGctggaaaaggtggaggagaaaCGCACAAagacggaggaggagaatgaaaaGCTGAGACAGAAACTCATAGAAGTGGAGGTGACCAAACAAGCCCTGCAGAATGAACTGGATAAAACCAAAGAG TcacaaaagagaaaaggaagcaAGGACATCCAGAAGCCAGATAAGAAATCAGCACAGACGCCTACTGAG GAAGACAATGAGGACCTGAAATGCCAGCTTGCCTTTATCAAAGAGGAAGCAGTGTTAATGAGAAAGAAGACAGCCAAGATTGACAAAGAGAAGGATCGtttggagcaggagctgcagaaataTCGATCTTTCTACGGTGAACTGGACAGCACCCATCCTAAAGGAGAGGCTGGGGGCCCGCCCACCACCCGAGAGTCTGAACTGAAGCTGAGGCTCCGTCTGGTGGAAGAGGAGGCCAACATTTTGGGGAGGAAAATAGTGGAGTTGGAG GTTGAGAACCGCGGCCTGAGGGCTGAGCTTGACGATCTTCGTGGCGAAGGAGAGGGTGCCGCAAGCTCTGGGTCTGAAGCGATGGGTGGGCAGGGCGGAGGACGGGCCCTCGGCGACGATCTGACAGAGCTtcgacagcagctgcagctggtggaggatGAGGCCGAGCTGCTGAGGAGGAACCTCGCCGACGCCGAGGAACAAAACAAGAGAGTGACTGGCGAGCTCAACAAGTTACGTTTCAAAGCCGGCACCCATGAGGGAGGTGCAAGACACGGAGGAGGGTCTGATGGAGCCAAGATGGAGGCACTGCAGGAGGAGTTAAAGGCAGCAAGACTACAGATTAACGATCTTAGCGGGAAG GTGATGCAGCTTCAGTACGAGAATCGCGTCCTCCTCTCCAACATGCAGCGTTACGACCTGGCCTCCCACCTTTCCCTGCGCCCCAGTCCAAGGGACAGCGACGCAGAGAGCGACGCCGGCGGAGCGAGTGGTCGACGTGAAAGCGATGAAGACTCCACCTCTTCCCGTCTCCTACCCCCACACCGCAAACGGGAGGGCCCTGTGGGCGGAGAGAGCGATTCCGATGAAGTCAGAAACAATAGCGGCAGCAGCCGTTGCCTGACCCCTACGCGAGGCCTCTACACCCCCACAGGGCCCGAAGGTGCCAGCTCCTCCACCTTGGCCCGCTTCCTGCCTGGCGGCCGGTGCAGCCTACCTGAGAGGCAGCAGATGATCGACATCCGCGTGGAAGCAGAGAGGCTTGTGAGGACCATCGACCGGCTCATCGCCGATACGGCCTCTGTGATTTCAGATGCAAGAGTTTACGTCTCCAACGGCGACCTGATgctggggagaggaggagaggagggggcagaggaTGATGGGAGCAGGATCAGGGAACACGAGCTGTTGTATCGTATCAACGCTCAGATGAAGGCGTTTCGAAAAGAACTGCAAGCCTTCATTGACAGATTGGAGGTGCCAAGGCTCGAGGACAGGGAGGCGGACGAGCCGCTCTCA ATGTTCCAGCCCATCATTTTGCTGATCCTCATACTTGTGTTATTCTCATCCCTCTCCTATGCCACCATCTTTAAACTAGTCTTTCTTTTTactcttttctttgttctgtga